From the genome of Ictalurus punctatus breed USDA103 chromosome 28, Coco_2.0, whole genome shotgun sequence, one region includes:
- the cdca5 gene encoding sororin: protein MSSRTARAASIGQTSKNNNQSRKSDGGTPPRRRSARLSANEENMPPKAEASCVPVKRSITVRKIAPRKTQAASEPNKENVNKRVSGDSRKRSMVSSPTPVVETTVSKPMILSSIEVSASPPPHTGQPEEDPVWSRKVRRSYSRLSAGNLSFESPKPQSASSPDRRETLFGFERLQTPEVICKADVSRGAASSVCVRSFNLSAADDSIANTSEPDLNIPGVCMVKKNARRKRVHQIKMSELDLLAAKMNAEFEEAECFELVVE from the exons ATGAGCAGCAGAACAGCGCGAGCGGCGTCCATTGGACAGAcgagcaaaaacaacaaccagaGCAGGA AGTCGGATGGAGGCACCCCGCCACGCAGGAGATCAGCACGGCTGTCTGCGAATGAAGAAAACATGCCTCCTAAAGCCGAG GCTTCATGTGTGCCTGTCAAACGATCGATCACTGTGAGGAAGATTGCACCCAGGAAAACCCAG GCCGCATCAGAGCCTAATAaggaaaatgtgaataaaagaGTATCCGGTGACTCTAGAAAAAGGTCCATGGTCTCAAGTCCAACCCCAGTCGTCGAGACGACAGTGTCCAAACCCATGATCCTGTCTTCCATCGAGGTCTCCGCGTCCCCCCCTCCCCATACAGGACAACCAGAGGAGGACCCTGTGTGGTCCCGCAAAGTACGGCGCTCGTACAGCCGCTTGAGCGCGGGCAACCTCTCGTTTGAGAGCCCCAAGCCGCAGTCTGCCTCGTCCCCCGACCGCAGAGAGACTCTGTTTGGGTTCGAGAGGCTCCAAACCCCGGAGGTGATCTGCAAAGCTGATGTGTCCAGAGGAGCTGCTTCTTCCGTGTGTGTCAGATCCTTCAACCTCTCGGCAGCTGACGACAGTATTGCTAACACCTCAGAGCCCGATCTGAACATCCCTGGGGTTTGCATGGTCAAGAAGAACGCACGGAGGAAGAGGGTTCATCAGATAAAG ATGTCAGAACTGGACCTTCTAGCTGCAAAGATGAATGCTGAGTTTGAGGAGGCGGAGTGCTTTGAGTTGGTGGTGGAGTGA
- the zfpl1 gene encoding zinc finger protein-like 1: MGLCKCPKRKVTNLFCFEHRVNVCEHCLVSNHGKCIVQSYLQWLQDSDYNPNCSLCNQPLISQDTVRLVCYDLFHWSCLNELASRLPLYTAPAGYQCPTCQGPVFPPANLASPVADMLRTQLSSVNWARAGLGLPLVEDQPEVEETTSHDVTDYTDWTFDAPPSESSVSAPSHSYAPEPAVTPACSHQDLGHSHSVHNNGGLGVQEHSVISMITATAPDTIVISKASSPRKVYDTRESGRTSDTQIDFDDDKYRRRPALSWFAQILKNRLGPKRRTFTLKQRIFMLLLLGVIGFFTLIIIMAKLGRASADEDPNLNPMFNPNIRVGNM; encoded by the exons ATGGGTCTGTGCAAGTGTCCGAAGAGGAAGGTGACGAACCTGTTCTGCTTCGAGCATCGGGTCAATGTGTGTGAACACTGCCTGGTGTCCAATCACGGCAAG TGTATTGTGCAATCCTACCTGCAGTGGCTCCAGGACAGCGATTACAATCCTAACTGCAGTCTGTGTAATCAGCCTCTAATCTCCCAGGACACTGTGAGATTAGTGTGCTATG ATCTGTTCCACTGGTCCTGCCTGAATGAACTGGCATCACGCCTGCCCCTGTACACGGCACCAGCAGGTTATCAGTGCCCAACATGTCAGGGACCTGTTTTCCCCCCCGCCAACCTCGCCAGCCCTGTGGCCGACATGCTGAGAACGCAACTGTCCTCCGTGAACTGGGCACGAGCCGGACTCGGCCTTCCACTG GTCGAAGACCAGCCTGAGGTTGAAGAGACCACATCACACGATGTGACCGATTATACAGACTGGACCTTTGACG CGCCGCCTTCTGAATCGTCCGTTTCTGCCCCGTCACACTCTTATGCCCCAGAGCCAGCAGTCACTCCGGCATGTTCCCATCAGGACTTGGGGCACAGCCACAGCGTACACAATAACGGAGGATTGGGGGTACAGGAGCACTCGGTCATCAGCATGATCACAGCCACTGCACCGGACACTATCGTCATCAGCAAAG cTTCTTCACCTAGGAAGGTGTACGACACACGAGAATCAGGCCGCACTTCAGACACCCAGATCGACTTCGATGATGATAAGTACCGGCGGAGGCCAGCGCTCAGCTGGTTTGCACAGATCCTAAA GAACCGCTTGGGCCCTAAGAGAAGGACATTCACACTAAAGCAGAGGATCTTCATGCTCCTGCTCCTGGGAGTGATCGGCTTCTTtaccctcatcatcatcatggccAAGCTAGGCCGGGCTTCCGCTGACGAAGACCCCAACCTGAACCCCATGTTCAACCCCAATATCCGAGTGGGCAACATGTGA